In Camelina sativa cultivar DH55 chromosome 17, Cs, whole genome shotgun sequence, the genomic stretch TTGTGTGTGTAAGTGTCAAGGAAGGCTGTGGTTTATAGAGGAGTTTTGCGTTTGGGACTGTCTTGCACAGATTTTATCCCAATTTGGTTCGGGCGACTCTCGATGGCCCAGTTATTACGTCGAGGTTGATGAAAGTCTCTTTTTCCCAATAACAAAGTATATTTGGGAtcagtttttgttctttttccatACAATCAAAAAATATGTTTGCTTTTTTTGGTTACGTATACGTCACGCACCGAAATCAAACTGTGGAATCTTTTCATAATCAAATCAATTCAAGTCTAACCATGAATTGTCAAATATAACTATTGAATTTTGTACACAAATCATAATcgatttgtgtgtttgtgtgtgtgcgtCTGTGTGGTAAGGATCAATTTGTACTTTTTAGTATGTatggctttttttgttttagtttggttatgttttatgttattgatgtaatattttttttagggatgtttaaactttatattgtttcttgtttcagtTTATAAATCCTCTTATTAAATCCAAAATTTGATATCAATATTATTAGGTCTATActtaataaagaaacaaaatttggtttttgttactTCATCTACGCGTATATCTtggattgtttctttcttcgaAATTTCATCGCCTTTCTCGTGTTGACTTTTAAGATTTCGTTTTCGGGTAGACTTGCCAAACACTTTGGTTTCGTCTTTGTAAATACGTTACTTAACGTCGTATCAGTGCTGTCTAGACTTTTTTCTCAAGACCTATTAACATTATTGTTACTAATTTATCTTGAAAGTTGCTTTattggttttgaacttttgGAGCTCTTCGAGAAGTTAGAAGATATGATGAGATTCTTTTCGTATCTTGGAGTAATTTTACTCTTTCAAACACCCGAAAACGCTTTATTCAACTGTAGCTTCAGTTAAAAGAGTGGAAATTGCGAAAAATTACCTTACAGTAGATTCATTGTTTCCCAAAACAATAGATTACAGGTAAATATTATTGGATGATCTTTCTAACATCTATTCTACCTGAAACAGATAGAATATTGGTAAAAGTTAGAACAAAATGCAAATATTGGATTTCTTGATTTAGCATTCCATTTGATAACAAGACTAAGGTGTTGATTGGTTCTCCtgctacctcccgcaaacgctgcatttgcgggtggtagcggttcCTAGCGATTggtaccaatcacacaaatcacttCTAACCGCTTCAAACCATTGAATCCCAAAAGCTGCTTTCCGCAAGCGTTTGCAGTTGCGGGCGTTTgcgtttgaattttttttttttttttgaaaaaacttaaaacaaatcaatgataatgaaatatttttttatatatatcttttacgtaactattttattcattaaggatgggagaaaatgaagtactgATACgattgagaatattaaaaaataaacaattggatgaaaataagatttcaattaacaataacccgaaaaacttgatgtaaatttaatggcacatcacACATAAGTTcagaaaaatctaaataaatataacatttcatcagaaatttaagaaaataagattatttgtgaaaaatataaaaacaaatcacgagtgactcttctcaactctcgttTGATCATTACTACCGATGCAAATACTGCTCCACAAAACTTATTGAGTAtgtgagatttaagaaagaagatctacgatctaaaacatatgtttagtcatttatcaaattaattgtttaaagttttggtaaaaagccaaatgcataaagtaataagtattttactatgaaatttattagtttttaaaataattattttagtatttttaatgaattttaattataaatcaagtttaattaataaagtttttgatattttaaacatttatataattatatattacatttattatgttccaaccgctattgcacccgctggtcaaccagtcgtaaacttCCCGCAAACGCatcaattttaaaccgctaaaccagtcgttcaaaatgCTTAATAACACTTAAAACCGCAATCgtccgcttccgcaatctcccacAACCACAATCGCAACTGCAGCGTTTGAACCAATCAGACTCTAAATAGTCATGAAATacttaggggggtgtattcaacttgacattttaagtgatttgtgtgaaacttacaaatcctatgttattcaatcatgtattttaaaaagtctattaaaatccactgttattgaactgatgatttaaaaatctactttaaaatccactgttattcaaaatagtttgtggatttggattttaatgatttttgagattctggaggatttaggtgggatttgtttagttaaaaatagagaaatccaaatctcatggttttatgtgggatttgaaagaattttacaataaatcatatcaatttccctaaaatctttcagaattccaaattttctaaatcccatcaaattttttaaaatcatggtttcaatacaccccccttagaTTTACCTAATTCACCACAAATAAAtacttttgttattaaaattaaaagacgACAGAAAATGCCATGTGCTACAATCATAGTAGTAGTGGAATTTTGGtccataataaaacaaaaattaactaatCTCGAAACCATTACTCTAAAGATCTCatgtgatcttttttttttattatcgaATAGACTTCCATAGAGTTTGTGTTtgttaaggaaataaataaaagtcGCTGCCTGCTTTTGAACGCCGCCCATTTCCTCTAGACTCTCTCCCTATTGAAAACAACGCGTTTGTTTATTGTCGGGGTCGGCCAAGACTCACTAATTAATCCATCCGACGACGCAAATTTCATCTCGAGTTCTATCCTTAATTCCCAAAGCCTATAGCATGAACGTGAGGATcgagtaaaaagaaaaaaagggtaaTAAATCAACAATGGATAtttgaagaaacaaatacaattCTACAGAGAAACAATATCATGATACATTTGCAAATAAATATTGTGCACTAGCACATGATCTTTATTTGATtcatgaaaaaattatttatcatttttagtcatttgtttggtttatttccAAAATGATAGTTATACACGTTGGACTTATTTTCAAAAGGTATTATGTTGAACTTGTAGTTTCCAAGAAACTTAGGTTTTTTCCACCTAACCCTTCACTATATAAACTCACTTTTGTCTCTTGACCGATATAATCACAGTTCCTTTTGCTAATCTATAAAAACTCTCTCACTATACTACCTACGTAAGTAACGTAACAATGGCATCCAAATCCTTCGTTGTTTGCCTCTTCCTAGCTCTAGTGGCCTCCTCCGTCGTTGCTCAAGCTCCGGGACCAGCTCCAACCTTATCTCCCCTCCCAGCTACTCCTCCACCGTCTCAGTCTCCAAGAACAACCGTGCCGGCACCTTCACCTTCACCCTTAACCAATCCTCCTTCCTCAGCTCCTACCACCGCTCCTCCGGTTAGTCAGCCGCCGAGTGATTCTCCAGATGCCTCCACTTCTCCGCCAGCTCCTCCGACGCCTACTTCCCCTGCCGGAGCTCCAGGCACAAATGTTCCATCTGGTGAAGCTGGACCTGCTCAGTCTCCCCCAACTGGCTCTCCAAACGCCGCTTCAGTGAGTAGAGTCTCCGTCTTCGGAACTTTCGCCGGAGTGACTGTGATCGCTGCTTTGATGCTGTAGATGCTATTTTGTCTTATGTAATAGATTCGTTAGGAATATCTTTGGTTtcattgtttgtcttttttttgttattaataatttgatttatagTGTTTTAGAGATTTGTGGATTCGATTTCTGATTTGTTTCtactttatattatgttttttatcGTGTTATTGTTGGTATTATGTTTgctacaagttttttttttttttctttttatctcctTGATTATTGGCATTCTTGAATAAAATCATGGTTACTAGAAttcaacttttaattaaaattacaagCGAAGTTAGTGGAGAGTTGTTAATGAAGAGTTTAGGAAAGCGAAGAGACTAGAGAGTGACGACCCGTGTATGAGTGATAAGAATGAAAGTAggaactcttctctcttatctcttctcaatcCACAATAcaatctcaaaccctaattgATAAGCTTGAAGTTACAGTTCTCCAATCTCATAACCTAAGAATAGAGCCATACACTCTAACAACACAATGTGATCACGCAGATACCCTCTCCACAATCTCTcctctctatttataggctaAACTAATTAATAAGACTGCTATGCACGTGCACAACTCTCTCTGATTACTCTCACATATGCCTACTTATCAATACTCCCCCGTTTGACgacagcttgtcctcaagctatGAAGGAGCAAATGGGATTGACACGGAAGCAAAGAAGACGACCATTCTTGCCAAGGCAAATCTGTTGCACGCACAATCCTCTTCTGTACCATAGTGACTCCGTGAAAGTGCAGGTCCGGACTTAGACGTCGCATATgtggctcttttttttttatttttttgggcaaactaGCCCACAAGTCGTGTAATAGCATCATAGCATATTGCTACAGCTTC encodes the following:
- the LOC104757832 gene encoding classical arabinogalactan protein 5-like produces the protein MASKSFVVCLFLALVASSVVAQAPGPAPTLSPLPATPPPSQSPRTTVPAPSPSPLTNPPSSAPTTAPPVSQPPSDSPDASTSPPAPPTPTSPAGAPGTNVPSGEAGPAQSPPTGSPNAASVSRVSVFGTFAGVTVIAALML